Proteins from one Ipomoea triloba cultivar NCNSP0323 chromosome 1, ASM357664v1 genomic window:
- the LOC116020847 gene encoding uncharacterized protein LOC116020847, protein MGGCFGCCTKPPTVISVQDRSKGLKIQGQQVRKKSLREDFWSSSACEMDNSAFPSHRSASSISTSNHAFDPICRTGTTNNHSEFVNNGFIVWNQIRQQWIGIRESQNRVPVERPKLSFEATYENLLGTNKRFPRPIPLSEMVDFLVDVWEQEGLYD, encoded by the exons ATGGG AGGCTGTTTTGGATGTTGTACAAAACCACCGACTGTAATATCAGTGCAAGATCGATCCAAAGGCCTGAAAATTCAAGGTCAGCAAGTGAGGAAAAAGAGTTTGAGAGAAGACTTTTGGAGCAGTAGTGCCTGTGAGATGGATAATAGTGCATTTCCATCCCATAGAAGTGCCTCATCAATTAGCACCTCAAACCACGCCTTTGATCCTATCTGTCGCACTGGCACCACAAACAACCATTCAGAATTTGTAAATAATG GTTTTATTGTTTGGAATCAAATAAGGCAGCAGTGGATTGGGATTAGGGAATCTCAGAATCGTGTACCTGTTGAAAGGCCCAAATTAAG TTTCGAGGCAACCTATGAGAACTTGCTCGGAACAAACAAGCGATTCCCTAGGCCAATACCTCTATCG GAAATGGTAGATTTTCTCGTTGATGTGTGGGAACAGGAGGGGCTGTATGATTGA
- the LOC116010177 gene encoding uncharacterized protein LOC116010177, with product MEHNRHFLMFNLDKFDDWKVRMQAHLSGIHDEMWDVIIDGPIKILQVNPNRIPTDPTSPEMIPKDKSLLTTEERTRVNLDNIAMDILYKSLDESLFPRVRKCKSAKEIWDVLMQIGDGDEQEKDNKLTIAMKKFEDFKLGPEESIIDMKARFMKLLMDINDLDEKKLSQKEINLKIL from the coding sequence ATGGAACATAATAGGCATTTTCTCATGTTTAACTTAGACAAATTTGACGACTGGAAGGTTCGCATGCAGGCTCATCTGTCAGGTATCCATGACGAGATGTGGGACGTGATTATTGATGGACCTATCAAGATCCTTCAAGTAAACCCCAACCGAATACCTACTGATCCAACTTCACCAGAGATGATACCGAAGGATAAATCCTTGCTGACCACCGAAGAAAGAACTCGTGTAAATCTTGACAACATCGCTATGGATATACTTTACAAATCTCTGGATGAATCGCTATTTCCAAGAGTGAGAAAATGCAAGTCAGCTAAGGAAATCTGGGATGTACTTATGCAAATAGGTGATGGAGACGAGCAAGAGAAGGATAACAAGTTAACGATcgccatgaagaagtttgaagattTCAAACTTGGTCCAGAAGAATCTATAATCGACATGAAAGCTCGTTTTATGAAATTGCTAATGGATATCAATGACCTTGATGAGAAAAAGCTCtcacaaaaggagataaacTTGAAAATTCTCTGA